The proteins below are encoded in one region of Spirochaetota bacterium:
- a CDS encoding Maf family protein, translated as MDIILGSSSPRRKDLLQKLFTNITIIHPHVEEIPQPNETPLQFVQRASDDKLNDINKKIKINPSLIITCDTIVTIDNEILGKPVDYDHAYSMIAKLSGRTHQVISSISLLFIHENSYHTHTDYEITHVTFKKLLDNDIRDYLSKIYYMDKAGSYAAQEYGHIIIETINGSLTNVIGFPLRCFFRMLVDMNIIQKLFK; from the coding sequence ATGGACATCATTCTTGGATCCTCATCTCCCCGAAGAAAAGACCTTTTGCAAAAGCTATTTACTAATATAACAATTATTCATCCTCACGTTGAGGAAATACCCCAACCCAATGAAACACCACTGCAATTTGTACAAAGAGCATCTGATGATAAATTGAATGACATTAACAAAAAAATAAAAATAAACCCATCACTTATCATAACATGTGACACAATAGTAACTATAGATAATGAAATCTTAGGTAAGCCAGTTGATTATGATCATGCATATTCTATGATTGCAAAATTGTCTGGGAGAACACATCAGGTGATTTCATCTATAAGTTTACTTTTCATTCATGAAAACAGCTATCATACACACACTGATTATGAAATCACACATGTAACGTTCAAAAAACTTCTAGATAATGATATCAGGGATTATTTATCAAAAATTTATTACATGGATAAAGCTGGTTCTTATGCAGCTCAGGAGTATGGACATATTATAATTGAAACAATTAACGGGTCGCTCACAAATGTCATAGGGTTCCCCTTACGCTGTTTTTTCAGAATGCTAGTTGATATGAATATTATACAAAAACTTTTTAAATAA
- a CDS encoding bifunctional (p)ppGpp synthetase/guanosine-3',5'-bis(diphosphate) 3'-pyrophosphohydrolase, translating into MSPIDLKIKSRDLDTLIAVINENNPEINIENIRKAYEIASEAHKDQQRLSGEPYIVHPMEVAIILANLKMDETTIIAALLHDVVEDTPINLQKIKELFGEEIATLVDGVTKISSLKKQTKQKEQAETLRKMLLATIHDARVIIIKLADKLHNMRTIMFQPEHKQKYIAQEVLDIYAPLAGRLGMSKIRSELEDLAFKILHPEEYKEIIEHIKARRSELEAFIESIRHILEQRLKELNIEAQIQGRIKHHYSIFKKLQQGRTFDDIFDLRAIRIITNEVKDCYGILGIVHTIWTPIPSRFKDYIAVPKSNMYQSLHTTVIGPDGHPLEIQIRTWDMHATAEMGIAAHWLYKEGLKSFKPKYKNITILNNINEWQNEIKDTREFIKELKMDLYEDEIFVFTPKGKIIKLAKGSTPVDFAYLIHTEIGNHCIGAKVNNQLVPLKTELKSGDIVEILTSKKGHPSPAWLKFVKSSNARYKIRNWLRKNAEGEEEHSEKEEKHEKQKEKREKVASVSIPENELVKIKSYTNKKKVGITIDGTNNVMIRLSQCCQPIPGDDVVGFITRGRGITVHKKNCPALQRLQNESERFVDIQWEQSESTYPVKIAVEAIDRTNLLKDVADEISLTKTNIIRAEASVVAKDQAILKFVLEVKSISHLNEILKRLKQIKNVTRVYKLNEKVILK; encoded by the coding sequence ATGTCGCCAATAGATCTGAAAATAAAAAGCAGGGATTTAGACACTCTTATAGCTGTTATTAACGAAAATAATCCCGAAATAAATATTGAAAATATCAGGAAAGCCTACGAAATAGCAAGCGAAGCTCATAAAGATCAACAACGCCTCTCCGGTGAACCGTATATTGTTCATCCTATGGAAGTGGCCATCATCTTGGCTAACTTAAAAATGGATGAAACTACAATTATTGCAGCTCTTCTGCACGATGTTGTTGAGGACACTCCCATCAATCTTCAAAAAATAAAAGAATTGTTTGGGGAAGAGATAGCTACTCTTGTTGATGGTGTGACAAAAATATCCTCCTTAAAAAAACAAACAAAACAAAAAGAACAAGCCGAAACACTGCGAAAAATGCTTTTAGCTACAATTCATGATGCGCGAGTGATTATTATTAAACTTGCTGATAAGTTGCATAATATGCGGACAATAATGTTCCAGCCTGAACATAAACAAAAATACATTGCTCAGGAAGTTCTTGATATTTATGCACCGCTTGCTGGTCGTCTTGGCATGTCAAAAATACGCAGTGAGCTTGAAGACCTGGCGTTCAAAATACTCCATCCTGAAGAATATAAAGAAATTATTGAACATATAAAAGCTCGTAGAAGCGAACTTGAAGCATTTATTGAATCTATACGACATATTTTGGAACAACGTTTAAAGGAGCTAAATATTGAAGCCCAAATACAAGGAAGGATTAAACATCATTATTCAATCTTTAAAAAACTGCAGCAAGGAAGAACCTTTGATGACATTTTTGACCTTAGGGCAATCAGAATTATAACTAACGAAGTGAAAGACTGTTATGGCATTCTAGGAATTGTTCATACAATATGGACACCTATACCTTCCCGATTTAAAGATTATATCGCTGTCCCAAAATCAAATATGTACCAATCATTACATACAACAGTTATTGGACCCGATGGCCATCCTCTGGAAATTCAGATACGTACATGGGACATGCACGCAACTGCTGAGATGGGTATTGCTGCTCACTGGTTATATAAAGAAGGTCTTAAATCATTTAAGCCTAAATACAAAAATATCACAATACTAAATAACATAAATGAATGGCAGAATGAGATCAAGGATACGCGTGAATTTATTAAAGAACTCAAGATGGACCTTTATGAAGATGAAATCTTTGTCTTCACCCCCAAAGGTAAAATTATAAAATTAGCTAAAGGCTCAACTCCGGTGGACTTTGCATATTTAATACATACAGAAATTGGGAACCACTGTATTGGAGCAAAAGTAAACAACCAGCTTGTCCCATTGAAAACCGAACTCAAAAGTGGTGACATAGTTGAAATTTTAACAAGCAAAAAAGGACATCCTTCACCTGCATGGCTTAAGTTTGTTAAATCTTCCAACGCACGGTATAAAATACGCAACTGGCTTAGAAAAAATGCAGAAGGTGAAGAAGAACATTCTGAAAAAGAAGAAAAACATGAAAAACAAAAAGAAAAAAGGGAAAAAGTTGCCAGTGTCAGCATCCCAGAAAATGAACTTGTTAAAATTAAAAGTTATACCAATAAAAAGAAAGTTGGCATAACTATAGATGGAACAAATAACGTCATGATACGCCTTTCGCAATGCTGCCAACCAATACCCGGTGACGATGTGGTAGGGTTTATCACACGAGGAAGAGGCATTACTGTACATAAAAAAAACTGTCCAGCATTGCAACGATTGCAGAATGAAAGTGAACGTTTTGTAGATATACAATGGGAACAATCAGAAAGTACGTATCCTGTTAAAATTGCTGTTGAAGCAATTGACAGGACTAATTTATTGAAGGATGTTGCCGATGAAATTTCTTTAACAAAAACTAATATTATACGGGCTGAAGCATCAGTAGTAGCAAAAGATCAGGCTATATTGAAATTTGTTCTTGAAGTAAAAAGCATCAGTCACCTCAATGAGATATTAAAACGACTTAAGCAGATTAAAAATGTAACAAGAGTATACAAGCTTAACGAAAAAGTAATTCTCAAATAA
- a CDS encoding L-threonylcarbamoyladenylate synthase, with product MIVLINENNPQKRFIKKAKEVLEEGGIIIFPTDTVYAYGCDINDKRAIERLYQIKKIPNNKPLSFIFSDISEISQYVRNVSDIAFKIMKKAFPGPYTFIFQASKLVPKIAITNQKTIGVRIPDNTIALELVQALGHPIMTASVSTKEGHYVIDPVELDKEYRNAVDMILSCGPKISQPSTVVDFSGGDIKIVRKGKGQLFFIEEE from the coding sequence ATGATAGTATTAATTAACGAAAATAATCCACAGAAGCGGTTTATCAAGAAAGCAAAGGAAGTTCTTGAAGAGGGTGGTATTATTATTTTCCCCACTGACACGGTATATGCATACGGATGCGATATAAACGATAAACGAGCAATAGAACGTTTATATCAAATTAAAAAAATTCCTAATAACAAGCCTCTAAGTTTCATTTTTTCAGATATTTCAGAAATATCCCAGTATGTGCGTAATGTTTCGGATATTGCATTTAAAATAATGAAAAAGGCTTTCCCAGGTCCATATACTTTTATTTTTCAGGCTTCAAAGTTAGTACCAAAAATTGCAATTACCAATCAAAAGACCATTGGTGTCAGAATTCCGGATAATACCATTGCCCTTGAACTTGTACAGGCATTAGGGCATCCAATTATGACTGCCAGTGTAAGTACTAAAGAAGGACATTATGTCATTGATCCGGTTGAACTTGATAAAGAATACCGCAATGCGGTAGATATGATATTAAGTTGTGGCCCAAAGATAAGCCAACCTTCAACAGTGGTTGACTTTTCGGGGGGTGATATCAAGATTGTCCGCAAAGGAAAGGGTCAACTATTTTTTATTGAGGAGGAATAA